From the Solanum lycopersicum chromosome 10, SLM_r2.1 genome, one window contains:
- the LOC101263063 gene encoding putative proline-rich receptor-like protein kinase PERK6, which yields MLLSQYEESPPSSSSYHSNFKSSLYNKDSLSNPLFGDSNNSSSNDNNDNNNSIKLSDSSKEGSQSPPPPPPPPPPPPPPPPPPPPGSHPLTPHGHKSPPLPKNDRDSSNNNNHKPLFIGIGVSVGLLLLLMLVFLISLCKKKRRRRPHDQMGLYMDNSYRHKRNDYDDNYSVRSSEHVVKIPPTTTSGRVSSEYNWPLAPPPPPPSMSNTSSSNFSSNQQQTFNVASPSNLSSGFINQRHYSYDDLANATGGFSKSNLLGQGGFGYVHKGILPNGKEIAVKSLKSNSGQGEREFQTEVETISRVNHRHLVPLVGYCIAGSQRMLVYDFIPNYTLEYHLHGSGNPVMNFPTRLKIATGTAKGFAYIHEDCHPRIIHRDIKGANILLDNNFEAKVADFGLAKLAADNFTHVSTRIMGTFGYLAPEYASTGKLTEKSDVYSYGVMLLELITGHRPTDVNSDGDNLVDWARPILNRAMEGGNYDELIDPRLEGKFDRQQMLCMVTCAAASIRHSSKRRPKMSQIVRTLEGDVALLNDLNRESTPGIYGSGESSECDGAGSSYGNIKKSKKSEISSEEYTSSEHGSTGEYVQSKAQLQTQNIPLY from the exons ATGCTTTTGTCACAATATGAGGAATCTCCACCTTCCTCCTCCTCCTatcattcaaattttaaatcttcTTTGTATAACAAGGATTCATTATCCAATCCACTATTTGGAGATAGTAACAACTCTTCTTCTAATGATAACAACGACAACAATAATAGTATTAAATTGTCGGATTCATCTAAAGAAGGATCACAATCCCCTCCACCTCCGCCACCACCACCTCCACCCCCACCACCACCCCCTCCACCACCCCCTCCCGGCTCTCATCCACTTACCCCTCATGGACACAAGTCACCACCACTACCAAAAAATGATAGAGACTCATCcaacaataataatcataaaccTCTTTTTATAGGAATTGGTGTTTCTGTTGGATTATTATTACTTCTTATGCTAGTTTTTCTCATATCTTTgtgtaaaaagaaaagaagaagaagaccacATGATCAAATGGGATTATACATGGACAATTCTTATAGACACAAGA GAAATGATTATGATGACAACTATAGTGTCCGATCTAGCGAACATGTTGTTAAGATACCCCCAACAACTACTAGTGGTAGAGTTAGCTCAGAATATAATTGGCCATTAGCACCACCACCGCCACCACCATCAATGAGCAACACAAGCTCCTCAAATTTCTCAAGCAATCAACAACAAACATTTAATGTGGCATCACCATCTAATTTATCTTCTGGTTTTATTAACCAAAGACATTATAGTTATGATGACTTGGCAAATGCGACGGGGGGATTTTCCAAGTCCAATCTTCTTGGACAAGGTGGATTTGGATATGTACATAAAGGAATTTTACCTAATGGTAAAGAAATCGCCGTAAAAAGTTTGAAATCAAATAGTGGACAAGGAGAAAGGGAATTTCAAACTGAAGTTGAAACTATAAGCCGTGTAAATCATCGACATCTTGTCCCTTTAGTTGGTTATTGTATTGCTGGATCTCAAAGGATGCTTGTCTATGACTTTATTCCTAATTACACTCTTGAATATCACCTTCAtg GATCTGGAAACCCAGTGATGAATTTCCCAACAAGGCTTAAAATTGCAACAGGAACAGCTAAAGGGTTTGCTTATATTCATGAAGATT GTCATCCTCGAATTATTCACAGAGATATTAAAGGTGCAAATATCCTACTGGATAACAACTTTGAAGCCAAG GTGGCTGATTTTGGGTTAGCTAAGCTTGCAGCCGATAACTTTACTCATGTGTCTACTCGTATCATGGGAACTTTTGG gtATTTGGCACCAGAGTACGCTTCGACGGGAAAGTTGACAGAAAAATCTGATGTATATTCTTATGGTGTTATGCTTCTAGAACTTATAACGGGACATCGTCCTACTGATGTCAACAGTGACGGTGATAACTTAGTTGATTGG GCTAGGCCAATTCTAAATCGTGCAATGGAAGGTggaaattatgatgaattaatagatCCGCGTTTGGAAGGAAAATTTGATAGACAACAAATGTTATGCATGGTCACTTGTGCTGCTGCATCCATTAGACATTCTTCAAAAAGACGACCAAAAATGAGTCAA ATTGTACGTACTTTAGAAGGTGATGTTGCTTTACTGAATGATTTAAATAGAGAATCAACGCCAGGAATATATGGATCAGGAGAAAGTTCAGAATGTGATGGAGCTGGTTCATCATACGGCAATATTAAAAAGTcgaaaaaatctgaaatatcAAGTGAAGAATACACAAGTAGTGAACATGGGTCAACTGGTGAGTATGTCCAGTCCAAGGCTCAATTGCAGACGCAAAACATACCTTTATACTAG
- the LOC101267359 gene encoding cyclase-associated protein 1, translating into MDEKLIQRLESAVSRLEALSVGGGVSLGDGEAAAALDPSIIAFDDLRSRFVGRVCTAAEKIGGQVLDVTKIVEEAFEAQRELLIKIKETQKPSMSGLAEFLKPLNDVIVKGTKMTEGRRSDLFNHLKAAVDSLTALAWIAYTGKDCGMSMPIAHVEESWQMAEFYNNKVLVEFRNKDPDHVEWAKALKEIYLPGLRDYVKSHYPLGPAWSATGKVAVSAPPKAPAPSRPMPPPLPPASLFSSESPQASSSRPKKGMSAVFDEINSGKPVTGGLRKVTDDMKTKNRADRTGVISAGEKERRVSSPSFSKAGPPKLELQMGRKWVVENQIGRKNLVIDDCDAKQSVYIFGCKDSVLQIQGKVNNITIDKCTKMGVVFSDVVAACEVVNCNGVEVQCQGSAPTISVDNTTGCQLYLSKDSLGTSITTAKSSEINVLVPGAGADSDWGEHALPQQFSHVYKSGQFVTTPVSHSGG; encoded by the exons ATGGATGAGAAGTTGATACAGCGATTGGAGTCCGCCGTGTCAAGGCTGGAGGCGCTTTCAGTCGGCGGCGGTGTTTCACTTGGAGATGGAGAAGCTGCGGCGGCTTTAGATCCATCCATTATTGCATTTGATGATCTGAGGTCACGGTTCGTCGGTAGAGTTTGCACTGCTGCAGAGAAGATTGGTGGACAGGTTTTGGATGTCACTAAGATTGTTGAGGAGGCTTTTGAAGCTCAGAGAGAACTTCTTATCAAAATCAAGGAAACTCAG AAACCTAGCATGTCTGGTTTGGCTGAATTTCTTAAGCCTCTGAATGATGTGATAGTGAAAGGTACTAAAATGACAGAAGGACGGCGATCTGATTTGTTCAACCACCTGAAGGCTGCTGTTGATAGTCTAACAGCCCTGGCATGGATCGCATACACTGGAAAAGATTGTG GTATGAGTATGCCTATTGCACATGTGGAAGAAAGCTGGCAGATGGCAGAGTTTTACAATAACAAG GTCCTTGTGGAGTTCAGAAACAAAGACCCAGATCATGTTGAATGGGCAAAAGCTTTGAAAGAGATTTATCTCCCTGGCTTGCGGGATTACGTTAAGAGTCACTACCCATTGGGCCCCGCGTGGAGTGCTACAGGGAAAGTAGCTGTATCTGCACCACCAAAAGCTCCCGCACCAAGTCGTCCCATGCCTCCTCCACTGCCACCAGCTTCTTTATTCAGCTCGGAATCTCCCCAGGCTTCATCATCACGCCCCAAGAAAGGGATGTCAGctgtttttgatgaaattaattCGGGGAAGCCAGTCACCGGTG GATTGAGAAAGGTGACAGATGATATGAAGACAAAGAATCGTGCAGATAGAACCGGTGTCATTAGTGCAGGAGAAAAGGAACGTCGCGTTAGCTCACCATCTTTCTCCAAAGCTGGACCTCCAAAACTGGAGCTTCAGATGGGTCGTAA ATGGGTGGTTGAGAATCAAATAGGAAGAAAGAATCTAGTCATTGATGATTGTGATGCAAAGCAATCTGTCTATATTTTTGGGTGCAAAGATTCAGTCCTGCAGATCCAAG GGAAAGTCAACAACATAACAATTGATAAGTGTACTAAAATGGGAGTTGTATTCTCG GATGTTGTGGCAGCTTGTGAGGTTGTCAACTGTAATGGTGTGGAGGTTCAATGTCAG GGTTCAGCACCGACTATTTCAGTTGATAATACAACTGGATGCCAATTATACTTGAGCAAAGATTCTTTGGGGACTTCCATTACAACAGCCAAGTCAAGTGAAATTAATGTTTTGGTTCCTGGTGCAGGGGCTGATAGTGATTGG GGGGAGCACGCTTTGCCACAGCAGTTTTCTCATGTATATAAGAGTGGCCAATTTGTGACTACACCCGTCTCACATTCAGGAGGTTAA
- the LOC101267068 gene encoding NADH dehydrogenase [ubiquinone] iron-sulfur protein 8, mitochondrial — MAAILARKSLSALLSRQLVLAGHTIEGTNGYSRTLLGTRSFATKHSFSTDKDDEEREQLAKELSKDWNSVFERSINTLFLTEMVRGLMLTLKYFFEKKVTINYPFEKGPLSPRFRGEHALRRYATGEERCIACKLCEAICPAQAITIEAEEREDGSRRTTRYDIDMTKCIYCGFCQEACPVDAIVEGPNFEFATETHEELLYDKEKLLENGDRWETEIAENLRSESLYR; from the exons ATGGCTGCCATCTTAGCTCGCAAATCTCTATCTGCTTTACTTTCTCGTCAGCTT GTTTTGGCAGGACATACAATTGAAGGAACTAATGGCTACAGCAGAACTCTGCTTGGCACCCGATCATTTGCTACCAAGCATTCGTTTTCTACTGACAAAG ATGATGAAGAAAGAGAGCAGCTAGCAAAGGAGTTATCAAAAGATTGGAATTCAG TTTTTGAGCGAAGCATCAATACATTATTTTTGACTGAAATGGTTCGAGGTTTAATGTTGACGCTGAAGTACTTCTTTGAGAAGAAAGTAACG ATTAACTATCCATTTGAGAAGGGTCCTTTAAGTCCTCGTTTTCGTGGAGAACATGCTCTTAGGCGTTATGCAACTGGAGAGGAAAGATGCATTGCGTGTAAACTTTGTGAAGCT ATTTGCCCTGCCCAAGCCATCACCATCGAGGCCGAGGAGCGAGAGGATGGAAGTCGTCGCACAACTAG GTATGATATTGACATGACAAAATGCATTTACTGTGGATTCTGCCAAGAAGCCTGCCCTGTTGATGCAATTGTTGAAGGACCCAACTTTGAATTTGCAACCGAAACTCATGAG GAACTTCTTTACGACAAGGAGAAGCTTCTCGAGAATGGTGATCGATGGGAAACTGAGATTGCCGAGAATCTGAGATCCGAAAGCCTCTACCGCTGA